One Polaribacter sp. KT25b DNA segment encodes these proteins:
- a CDS encoding alpha-E domain-containing protein: MLARVANNLFWMGRYIERTEHLARFLSVNYFTSLDAPDELSRSRQFVLRSTMYMSANEIMDSDMILDEEEVLYNVGLNPDKPYSILNAFTNAHENARSSRDLISTELFECINKISHTIKGYPADKFVKSGLHDFTSLAIQSASEVRSKIESTLLHDEVYAIIMLGVYIERALQVSRIINSKLSDAAAAKVIHGDEIDGSYQWATLLKCVSTYDMMRRSYKKTPVRTSTLEFLILSSKCPRSIKNCLIQIDKYINIISINKYVENDSAAFLIGKMKAEFDYKLIEDIDESLEVFTGDLIDHLILIADKLESNYFNISDVVASTKQLQKQVQR; encoded by the coding sequence ATGTTAGCAAGAGTAGCCAATAATCTTTTTTGGATGGGAAGATATATAGAACGCACAGAACATTTAGCCCGTTTTTTAAGCGTTAATTACTTTACATCTTTAGATGCACCAGACGAATTATCTAGATCTAGACAATTTGTTTTAAGATCTACAATGTATATGTCTGCCAATGAAATCATGGATTCTGATATGATTTTAGATGAAGAAGAGGTTTTATATAATGTGGGGTTAAACCCAGATAAACCGTATTCAATTTTAAATGCATTTACAAATGCACACGAAAACGCAAGGAGTTCTAGAGATTTAATTTCTACAGAGTTATTTGAATGTATTAATAAAATTAGCCATACAATTAAAGGATATCCGGCTGATAAATTTGTAAAAAGTGGTTTACATGATTTTACATCTTTAGCAATACAATCTGCATCCGAAGTTAGAAGTAAAATTGAAAGTACACTTTTACATGATGAAGTTTATGCAATTATTATGCTAGGGGTTTATATTGAAAGAGCTTTACAAGTTTCTAGAATTATAAATTCTAAATTAAGTGATGCAGCCGCTGCAAAAGTTATTCATGGCGATGAAATTGATGGAAGTTACCAATGGGCAACATTATTAAAATGTGTTTCTACTTATGATATGATGCGTAGATCTTACAAAAAAACTCCGGTAAGAACATCAACTTTAGAGTTTTTAATACTAAGTTCAAAATGTCCAAGATCTATAAAAAACTGTTTAATTCAAATTGATAAATACATTAATATTATTTCTATTAATAAATATGTTGAAAATGATTCCGCAGCATTTTTAATTGGTAAAATGAAAGCAGAATTTGATTATAAACTAATAGAGGATATCGATGAAAGTTTAGAGGTTTTTACGGGCGATTTAATTGATCATCTAATATTAATTGCAGATAAACTAGAAAGTAATTATTTTAATATTTCTGATGTTGTAGCATCTACAAAACAATTGCAAAAACAAGTACAAAGATAA
- a CDS encoding transglutaminase family protein, whose product MIFDLWHKTKYSYENGASFCHNITTLKPRSFKGQELLEYKLEISPTPTDISERLDFFGNTVTRFSIQQNHKELIVIARSKVSRDYNLQIENDNALEGKKITIEKALQLLKEVNTETIEARQFVLFSPLISDFSEDIKEYAAKSFKPERSLFEASHELMERIFTDFDFDPEFTTIATPLKEVLKEKKGVCQDFAQIAIACVRSMGLPARYVSGYIETLPPPGKEKLIGTDASHAWFSVFIPTYGWIDFDPTNNQIPKNQHIVVAYGRDYYDVPPLKGVIYSTGKSEMDVAVDLRPAKSYQTQNSGQSQSQT is encoded by the coding sequence ATGATTTTTGATCTTTGGCATAAAACAAAATATAGTTATGAAAATGGAGCTTCATTTTGTCATAACATTACAACCTTAAAACCTAGAAGTTTTAAAGGTCAAGAGCTTTTAGAATACAAATTAGAAATTAGCCCTACTCCTACTGATATTTCTGAAAGACTCGATTTTTTTGGAAACACAGTTACTCGTTTTTCAATTCAGCAAAATCATAAAGAACTTATTGTAATTGCAAGAAGTAAAGTTTCAAGAGATTATAATTTGCAAATAGAAAATGATAATGCTTTAGAAGGAAAAAAAATAACTATAGAAAAAGCTTTACAACTTTTAAAAGAAGTTAATACAGAAACTATAGAAGCCAGACAATTTGTATTGTTTTCTCCTTTAATTTCTGATTTTAGTGAAGATATTAAAGAATATGCCGCAAAATCTTTTAAACCAGAAAGATCTCTATTTGAAGCTTCTCACGAATTAATGGAACGTATTTTTACTGATTTTGATTTTGATCCAGAATTTACAACCATTGCTACTCCGTTAAAAGAAGTACTGAAAGAGAAAAAAGGAGTTTGTCAAGATTTTGCGCAAATAGCAATTGCTTGTGTTAGATCTATGGGATTACCTGCTAGATATGTAAGTGGATATATAGAAACATTGCCACCTCCAGGAAAAGAAAAGTTAATAGGAACTGATGCTTCTCATGCTTGGTTTTCTGTATTTATTCCAACTTATGGTTGGATAGATTTCGACCCAACAAATAATCAAATTCCTAAAAATCAACACATTGTTGTTGCTTATGGTAGAGATTATTATGATGTACCACCTTTAAAAGGTGTTATTTATAGTACTGGAAAAAGTGAAATGGATGTTGCTGTAGATTTAAGACCAGCAAAATCATATCAAACTCAAAATTCAGGTCAATCACAAAGTCAAACTTAA